One Globicephala melas chromosome 18, mGloMel1.2, whole genome shotgun sequence DNA segment encodes these proteins:
- the SPRY2 gene encoding protein sprouty homolog 2 has product MEARAQSGSGSQPLLQAARDGGRQRGEPDPRDALAQQVHVLSLDQIRAIRNTNEYTEGPTVVPRPGLKPAPRPSAQHKHERLHGLPEHRQPPRPQHSQAHASARATLSRSVSTVSSGSRSSTRTSTSSISSEQRLLGSSFSSGPVADGIIRVQPKSELQPGELKPLSKEDLGLHAYRCEDCGKCKCKECTYPRPLPSDWICHEQCLCSAQNVIDYGTCVCCVKGLFYHCSNDDEDNCADNPCSCSQSHCCTRWSAMGIMSLFLPCLWCYLPAKGCLKLCQGCYDRVNRPGCRCKNSNTVCCKVPTVPPRNFEKPT; this is encoded by the coding sequence ATGGAGGCCAGAGCTCAGAGTGGCAGCGGATCGCAGCCCTTGCTGCAGGCAGCCCGTGACGGTGGCAGGCAGCGTGGGGAGCCCGACCCCAGAGACGCCCTCGCCCAGCAGGTACACGTGCTGTCTCTGGATCAGATCAGAGCCATCCGAAACACCAATGAGTACACAGAGGGGCCTACTGTGGTCCCCAGACCTGGGCTCAAGCCTGCACCTCGCCCCTCCGCTCAGCACAAGCACGAGAGACTCCACGGTCTGCCTGAGCACCGCCAGCCCCCCAGGCCCCAGCACTCACAGGCCCACGCTTCTGCGAGGGCCACTCTGTCCAGGTCCGTCAGCACAGTCAGCTCGGGGTCTCGCAGCAGTACTAGGACAAGTACCAGCAGCATTTCCTCTGAACAGAGGCTCTTGGGATCATCCTTCTCCTCGGGGCCTGTTGCTGATGGGATAATCCGGGTGCAGCCCAAATCAGAGCTCCAGCCAGGTGAGCTTAAGCCGCTGAGCAAGGAGGATTTGGGGCTGCACGCCTACAGGTGTGAGGACTGCGGCAAGTGCAAATGTAAGGAGTGCACCTACCCAAGGCCTCTGCCATCGGATTGGATCTGCCACGAGCAGTGCCTTTGCTCGGCCCAGAACGTGATCGACTACGGGACCTGCGTGTGCTGTGTGAAAGGCCTCTTCTATCACTGTTCTAATGATGACGAGGACAACTGTGCTGACAACCCGTGTTCCTGCAGCCAGTCTCACTGTTGTACACGGTGGTCGGCCATGGGCATCATGTCcctctttttgccttgtttatggtgtTACCTTCCAGCCAAGGGTTGCCTTAAATTGTGCCAGGGGTGTTATGACCGGGTGAACAGGCCTGGATGCCGttgtaaaaattcaaacacagtCTGCTGCAAAGTTCCCACTGTCCCACCCAGGAACTTTGAAAAACCAACATAG